One genomic segment of Ferviditalea candida includes these proteins:
- a CDS encoding glycosyltransferase family 2 protein produces MNRTRYSVVVPVYNEEECIEETSRRLLEVMDATGEPFELIFVNDGSRDRSAELIRGLCAADKRIKLIDFSRNFGHQIAVTAGLQHASGQAVVLIDADLQDPPEVILQMIDKWKQGYDVVYGKRIQRHGETLFKKASALFFYRLLHSMTNVNIPLDTGDFRLMDRKVCDALNGLKEQNRFIRGLVSWVGFKQTPVEYERQERFAGTTKYPLRKMVKFALDGITSFSYKPLRLASYLGFTVSAASFLYLLIVLYQKLFTTTTLPGWSSIVAVNLLFNGIVLIILGIIGEYIGRIYDESKNRPLYILNDKVGFGYEDNGTDSQD; encoded by the coding sequence ATGAACCGTACCCGATATTCTGTAGTGGTTCCCGTCTATAACGAAGAGGAGTGCATTGAAGAAACCAGCCGGAGACTGCTGGAAGTGATGGACGCCACCGGCGAGCCCTTTGAGTTGATTTTCGTAAATGACGGCAGCCGCGACCGCTCTGCCGAACTCATCCGTGGCCTTTGCGCAGCGGACAAACGCATCAAACTGATCGACTTCTCCCGCAATTTCGGACATCAGATTGCCGTTACCGCCGGGCTGCAGCATGCTTCCGGACAAGCCGTCGTGCTCATCGACGCCGATCTCCAAGACCCCCCGGAAGTGATTCTGCAGATGATCGATAAATGGAAGCAGGGGTATGACGTCGTCTACGGGAAACGGATTCAGCGGCATGGAGAAACCCTGTTCAAAAAAGCGAGCGCTTTGTTTTTTTACCGCCTGCTCCACTCGATGACGAATGTGAACATCCCCCTAGATACCGGCGACTTCCGCCTGATGGACAGAAAGGTTTGCGACGCGTTGAACGGCTTGAAGGAACAGAACCGGTTTATCCGCGGGCTGGTGAGCTGGGTCGGCTTCAAACAAACCCCGGTTGAATACGAGCGTCAGGAGCGCTTTGCCGGAACTACCAAATATCCGCTCAGAAAAATGGTGAAATTCGCTTTGGACGGCATCACCTCATTCTCTTACAAGCCGCTCCGGCTCGCCTCCTACCTTGGATTTACGGTATCTGCGGCAAGCTTTCTTTATCTCTTGATCGTGCTTTACCAGAAGCTGTTCACGACAACCACCCTGCCGGGATGGTCTTCGATCGTGGCGGTCAACCTGCTGTTCAACGGGATCGTGCTGATCATTCTGGGGATCATCGGGGAGTATATCGGAAGGATTTATGACGAATCGAAAAACAGGCCTTTATATATTTTGAACGACAAAGTGGGGTTTGGATATGAGGACAACGGAACAGACAGCCAAGATTAA
- a CDS encoding GtrA family protein, protein MRTTEQTAKIKRELARFVKFNAVGLINTGVDFAVFALLNAAGLNVYFAQAVSYSAGIANSFLLNRVWTFQYREKPGWGEALRFLSVNLTSFAVSTAALYALHALLGVHALAAKLVTLTVSVLLNYFGYKHLVFAPERHNPAFAAARRPDEAEAHGPNKTASH, encoded by the coding sequence ATGAGGACAACGGAACAGACAGCCAAGATTAAGCGCGAGTTGGCCAGGTTCGTGAAATTCAATGCCGTCGGGCTCATCAATACGGGAGTCGATTTTGCCGTATTTGCGCTGCTCAACGCCGCCGGCCTGAATGTCTACTTCGCCCAAGCCGTCTCCTACTCGGCCGGAATCGCCAACAGCTTCCTGCTGAACAGAGTGTGGACCTTTCAGTACAGGGAAAAGCCCGGCTGGGGGGAAGCGCTGCGGTTCCTGTCGGTCAATCTGACGTCCTTCGCCGTCAGCACCGCAGCCTTGTATGCGCTGCACGCCCTTCTCGGAGTCCATGCGCTTGCCGCCAAGCTTGTGACTTTGACCGTTTCCGTCTTGTTGAACTACTTCGGCTACAAGCATCTGGTATTTGCCCCTGAACGGCACAATCCGGCTTTCGCGGCAGCGCGCAGGCCGGATGAAGCCGAAGCACACGGGCCGAATAAAACCGCATCGCATTGA
- a CDS encoding MFS transporter yields MNNRHKRKTRFGLNSTIVVLGLVSLFTDLSSEMIIPVLPLFLTSVLHVQAGAIGVIEGLAESTASVLKLFSGWFSDRIGKRKPLMVFGYGLSNLVKPLFAVSASWGQVLGIRLADRFGKGLRGAPRDALLADVTTPADRGRAFGIHRAMDTLGAAIGPFSAFWILAVFDNNYRAVFWFSAIPGVLAVALLVFLLKERKAGAHGGSVGEANVTDLTNGEAEKNEAPQADTRGEKATAARSPQPLPKIGFKQLSSKLKGFTLAATVFALGNSSDAFLILRAQDAGMAAVWIPLAYFAFNITYTLFSVPAGMLSDRIGRRPVIVAGYLIFALIYLGFGLASNAGWIWVLFIVYGVYYAATEGIQKAYVGDLAEQGGRGLAMGTFNALTGLAALPASIISGALWQMYGPMAAFGFSSALAVAAAGLMVFMKV; encoded by the coding sequence ATGAATAACCGCCATAAGCGAAAAACGCGATTCGGACTCAATTCGACCATAGTCGTGCTCGGACTCGTCAGCTTGTTTACGGACCTGTCCAGCGAGATGATCATCCCTGTGCTGCCGCTGTTTCTGACCTCCGTGCTGCATGTGCAGGCTGGAGCAATCGGCGTCATCGAGGGGCTTGCGGAAAGCACGGCGAGCGTGCTGAAGCTGTTCTCCGGCTGGTTCTCCGACCGGATCGGCAAGCGCAAGCCGCTGATGGTTTTCGGCTACGGCTTGTCCAATCTGGTAAAGCCGCTGTTTGCCGTCAGCGCATCCTGGGGGCAGGTGCTTGGCATTCGCTTGGCCGACCGATTCGGCAAAGGCCTGCGCGGAGCGCCGCGGGACGCGCTGCTGGCGGACGTCACCACGCCTGCCGACAGGGGCAGGGCGTTCGGCATTCACCGCGCCATGGATACGTTGGGCGCGGCGATCGGGCCGTTCTCGGCGTTTTGGATTCTTGCCGTTTTTGACAATAATTATCGGGCGGTGTTCTGGTTCTCCGCCATTCCGGGCGTCCTTGCGGTGGCGCTGCTTGTGTTTCTGCTGAAGGAAAGAAAAGCCGGGGCGCATGGAGGATCGGTTGGCGAAGCGAACGTAACGGATTTGACGAACGGAGAAGCGGAGAAGAATGAAGCGCCGCAAGCAGATACGCGCGGTGAGAAAGCGACCGCAGCACGCTCTCCGCAGCCCCTGCCGAAAATCGGCTTCAAACAACTGAGCAGCAAATTGAAGGGCTTCACATTGGCGGCAACTGTATTTGCCCTGGGCAATTCCTCCGACGCTTTCTTGATCCTGCGGGCACAGGATGCGGGGATGGCGGCGGTCTGGATTCCGCTGGCCTATTTTGCTTTCAACATCACCTATACGCTGTTCTCGGTGCCGGCGGGCATGCTTTCCGACCGGATCGGCAGGCGTCCCGTCATCGTTGCCGGCTATTTGATTTTTGCGCTGATTTATCTGGGCTTCGGCTTGGCGTCGAATGCAGGCTGGATCTGGGTGCTGTTTATCGTTTACGGGGTGTATTACGCTGCGACGGAGGGTATCCAGAAGGCCTATGTCGGGGATCTCGCCGAACAGGGCGGAAGAGGGCTGGCGATGGGCACGTTCAATGCGCTGACCGGGCTAGCCGCGCTGCCGGCCAGCATCATCTCGGGGGCATTATGGCAGATGTACGGTCCGATGGCCGCATTCGGCTTCAGCAGCGCGCTTGCCGTGGCTGCGGCGGGGTTGATGGTGTTCATGAAGGTGTAG